A window of Christiangramia forsetii KT0803 contains these coding sequences:
- the purU gene encoding formyltetrahydrofolate deformylase, translated as MPKLTLLIHCPDTSGIIAAVTSFFHQRKGNIIYIDQYVDLENQTFFMRLECEFNHQISFDDVKAHFKKDLGNPYKMSWHMFGAESKLKMAILVSKYDHCLYDILGRYRSGELNVIIPLILSNHKDLEPVAKSFNIPFYHIPVLKDKKEEAETQQLELLKKENIDFIVLARYMQIISGNLIKRFPNQIINIHHSFLPAFAGAKPYHFAYKRGVKIIGATSHYVTDELDAGPIIEQDITRISHSHSVKDLILKGRDLEKIVLARGIKLHLERKTLVYNNRTVVFT; from the coding sequence ATGCCAAAACTTACATTGCTTATCCATTGCCCGGATACTTCCGGGATTATAGCCGCAGTCACCTCCTTTTTTCATCAGCGTAAAGGTAATATAATCTATATAGACCAATATGTGGACTTAGAAAATCAAACCTTTTTTATGCGCCTGGAATGCGAATTTAATCATCAGATAAGTTTTGATGATGTCAAAGCGCATTTCAAAAAGGATCTTGGTAATCCCTATAAAATGTCCTGGCATATGTTCGGAGCTGAATCTAAGCTAAAAATGGCCATTTTAGTATCTAAGTATGATCATTGTTTATATGACATTTTAGGAAGGTACAGATCTGGTGAACTTAATGTGATTATTCCGTTAATTCTAAGTAATCATAAAGATTTAGAACCCGTGGCTAAAAGTTTCAATATTCCTTTCTACCATATCCCGGTATTAAAAGATAAAAAGGAAGAAGCTGAAACCCAGCAACTGGAATTGTTGAAAAAGGAAAATATAGATTTTATCGTTCTGGCTCGTTATATGCAAATTATCTCCGGAAATCTGATCAAAAGATTTCCCAACCAGATTATTAATATTCACCATTCCTTTCTACCAGCTTTTGCCGGAGCGAAACCATATCATTTTGCTTATAAAAGAGGAGTGAAAATAATTGGCGCAACCAGCCATTATGTGACTGATGAATTGGATGCAGGACCTATTATTGAACAAGATATTACCAGAATTTCTCATAGCCATTCGGTAAAGGACCTCATCTTAAAAGGAAGAGATCTGGAAAAAATAGTTCTTGCCAGGGGAATCAAACTACACCTGGAAAGAAAAACACTTGTGTATAATAACAGGACGGTTGTTTTTACTTAA
- a CDS encoding methylmalonyl-CoA mutase family protein, with product MEQQNPYKPENKIRIVTAASLFDGHDAAINIMRRIIQATGVEVIHLGHDRSVEEVVNCAIQEDAQAIAMTSYQGGHTEYFKYMYDLLNEKGAGHIKIFGGGGGVILPDEIKELMDYGIDRIYAPDDGREMGLQGMINDMIKRVDNEVPSLQEPEKVQENLKNKNVNTISRLISLAENRHEEFKNFFDKESFKTQNPPVLGITGTGGSGKSSLVDELVRRFLVDFPDKHIGIVSVDPSKKKTGGALLGDRIRMNSINHERVYMRSLATRQANLALSKYVAEAVDVLKAANYDLIILETSGIGQSDTEILDHSDVSLYVMTPEFGAATQLEKIDMLDFADLVAINKFDKRGAQDALRDVKKQYQRNHQLWHSDAETLPVFGTIASQFNDPGMNTLYKSIMDEVDEKTKSGLSSTFEISEEMSEKIFVIPPKRTRYLSEIAENNRGYDEKANAQVDVAQRLYGIYKTILSVANITSSAVETSYLDKNGLDADEIMEQVQNDDNHDFLKLLFAEFDKTKMDLDPYNWEMILAWNDKVTKYREPVYSFKVRDKEIKIDTHTESLSHTQIPKVALPKYKAWGDILLWCLQENVPGEFPYTAGLYPFKRTGEDPTRMFAGEGGPERTNRRFHYVSKGLPAKRLSTAFDSVTLYGNDPDHRPDIHGKIGNSGVSICCLDDAKKLYSGFDLADAMTSVSMTINGPAPMLLGFFMNAAIDQNCEKYIKENGLEDKVEAKLKELYDNNDIDRPSYKGELPEGNDGLGLMLLGLTGDQILPKDVYEKIKIETINVVRGTVQADILKEDQAQNTCIFSTEFALRLMGDVQEYFIEEKVRNFYSVSISGYHIAEAGANPITQLAFTLANGFTYVEYYLSRGMDINKFGPNLSFFFSNGVDPEYAVIGRVARRIWSKALKHKYGANSRAQMLKYHIQTSGRSLHAQEIDFNDIRTTLQALYAIYDNCNSLHTNAYDEAITTPTEASVRRAMAIQLIINKELGLTKNENPIQGSFIIEELTDLVEEAVLTEFDRITERGGVLGAMETMYQRGKIQEESLYYETLKHNGDYPIIGVNTFLSSTGSPTVTPGEVIRATEEEKEHQIKTLETLHKAKESKADATLEKIKKAAVNNENLFEELMEATKVCSLGQITYALFEVGGQYRRNM from the coding sequence ATGGAACAACAAAATCCTTATAAACCTGAAAATAAAATAAGAATTGTAACCGCCGCTTCCCTATTTGACGGGCATGATGCCGCGATTAACATCATGCGCCGAATTATTCAGGCAACCGGTGTTGAGGTAATTCACCTTGGCCATGACCGTAGTGTGGAAGAGGTTGTGAATTGTGCAATTCAGGAAGATGCTCAGGCCATTGCAATGACTTCTTATCAAGGCGGGCATACCGAGTATTTTAAATATATGTATGATCTACTCAATGAGAAAGGTGCCGGACACATCAAGATCTTTGGTGGTGGAGGCGGAGTAATCCTGCCAGATGAGATCAAAGAATTGATGGATTATGGGATAGATCGTATTTATGCCCCAGATGATGGTAGAGAAATGGGACTGCAGGGCATGATCAACGATATGATCAAGAGGGTTGATAATGAAGTTCCATCTTTACAGGAGCCTGAAAAAGTTCAGGAAAACTTGAAGAATAAAAATGTAAATACAATTTCAAGACTTATTTCTCTTGCAGAAAACAGGCATGAGGAATTTAAAAATTTCTTCGATAAAGAATCTTTTAAAACCCAAAATCCACCTGTGTTGGGTATTACCGGTACTGGTGGTTCAGGTAAGTCCAGCCTGGTAGATGAACTTGTTCGTCGCTTCCTGGTTGATTTCCCGGATAAACATATTGGAATAGTTTCCGTAGATCCTTCTAAGAAAAAAACCGGAGGCGCTCTTTTGGGAGATAGAATTCGAATGAATTCTATTAATCACGAGCGTGTGTATATGCGCTCTCTGGCAACAAGACAGGCGAATTTGGCCCTTTCGAAATATGTGGCGGAGGCCGTAGATGTACTTAAAGCGGCTAATTACGATCTAATTATTCTGGAAACATCAGGAATTGGACAGAGTGATACCGAAATTTTAGATCATTCAGATGTTTCTCTATATGTGATGACTCCTGAATTTGGTGCAGCTACACAGCTGGAGAAAATTGATATGCTTGATTTTGCCGATTTAGTGGCAATCAATAAATTCGATAAACGTGGAGCTCAGGATGCGTTAAGAGATGTGAAAAAGCAATATCAGCGTAATCACCAATTATGGCATTCAGATGCTGAAACACTTCCTGTTTTCGGGACTATCGCCTCACAGTTCAATGATCCCGGGATGAATACGCTTTATAAAAGCATCATGGATGAAGTGGATGAAAAGACCAAATCCGGACTTTCCTCGACTTTCGAAATTTCCGAAGAAATGAGCGAAAAGATCTTTGTGATTCCACCAAAACGTACTCGTTATCTTTCTGAAATCGCTGAAAATAATAGAGGTTATGATGAAAAAGCAAATGCTCAGGTGGATGTTGCCCAAAGGCTTTACGGAATTTATAAGACCATACTTTCTGTAGCTAATATTACGTCGAGCGCAGTCGAGACGTCTTATCTTGACAAAAATGGCCTGGATGCAGATGAGATCATGGAACAAGTTCAGAATGACGATAATCACGATTTTTTAAAATTGCTTTTTGCTGAATTTGATAAGACCAAGATGGATCTTGATCCGTACAACTGGGAAATGATCCTGGCCTGGAACGATAAAGTGACCAAATACAGGGAACCCGTTTATAGTTTTAAGGTGCGCGATAAAGAGATCAAGATCGATACTCATACAGAATCACTTTCTCATACCCAGATTCCAAAAGTAGCCTTACCAAAATATAAGGCCTGGGGAGATATTCTTTTGTGGTGTCTTCAGGAGAATGTGCCGGGAGAATTTCCGTATACCGCAGGACTTTATCCTTTCAAAAGAACAGGAGAAGATCCAACAAGAATGTTTGCAGGCGAAGGCGGACCGGAAAGAACAAACAGGCGTTTTCATTATGTAAGTAAAGGCTTGCCTGCGAAACGTCTTTCTACAGCATTCGATTCGGTAACGCTTTACGGAAACGATCCGGATCACAGGCCGGATATCCACGGAAAAATTGGTAATTCCGGGGTTTCAATTTGTTGCCTGGATGACGCGAAGAAATTATATTCAGGTTTTGATCTTGCAGATGCGATGACTTCGGTTAGTATGACCATAAACGGTCCTGCGCCAATGTTACTTGGATTTTTTATGAATGCAGCCATAGATCAGAATTGTGAAAAGTACATTAAAGAAAACGGACTTGAAGATAAAGTGGAAGCAAAGCTAAAAGAGCTTTATGACAACAATGATATAGATCGTCCCTCTTATAAAGGAGAGCTTCCGGAAGGAAACGATGGTCTTGGATTGATGCTTTTAGGTTTGACTGGGGACCAGATTTTACCGAAGGATGTTTATGAAAAGATAAAAATTGAAACCATAAATGTGGTTCGTGGAACCGTGCAGGCAGATATTTTAAAAGAAGATCAGGCGCAGAACACCTGTATTTTCTCTACTGAATTTGCCTTGAGATTAATGGGGGATGTTCAGGAATATTTCATTGAAGAAAAAGTAAGGAACTTCTATTCCGTTTCAATTTCAGGATATCATATTGCGGAAGCAGGTGCAAATCCAATTACTCAGTTAGCATTTACTTTAGCTAATGGCTTTACCTATGTAGAATACTATTTAAGCCGCGGAATGGATATCAACAAATTCGGTCCGAATTTATCATTCTTCTTTTCCAACGGGGTAGATCCGGAATATGCGGTAATTGGCCGTGTTGCCAGGAGAATCTGGTCTAAAGCATTGAAGCATAAATATGGGGCGAATTCCCGGGCTCAAATGCTGAAATATCATATTCAGACTTCAGGAAGATCTTTACATGCGCAGGAAATCGATTTTAACGATATAAGAACCACACTTCAGGCGCTTTATGCGATCTATGACAACTGTAATTCCTTGCATACAAATGCGTATGACGAGGCGATTACAACTCCTACCGAGGCTTCCGTAAGAAGAGCGATGGCTATTCAGCTTATTATCAATAAAGAGTTAGGTCTTACCAAGAATGAGAATCCAATTCAGGGTTCATTTATTATTGAAGAACTTACAGATCTTGTAGAAGAAGCTGTACTTACTGAATTTGATAGAATTACTGAAAGAGGAGGGGTTCTTGGAGCGATGGAAACTATGTACCAGCGTGGTAAGATCCAGGAGGAAAGTCTTTATTATGAAACTTTAAAACATAATGGGGATTATCCGATTATCGGGGTAAATACATTTTTGAGTTCTACCGGATCTCCAACAGTTACTCCGGGTGAGGTGATTAGGGCTACAGAAGAAGAAAAGGAACATCAGATTAAAACTTTAGAGACCTTGCATAAGGCAAAAGAATCTAAGGCTGATGCAACTCTGGAGAAGATTAAAAAAGCTGCGGTAAATAATGAGAATCTTTTCGAAGAATTGATGGAAGCTACCAAAGTGTGCTCCCTGGGGCAGATTACCTATGCTTTATTTGAAGTAGGAGGACAGTACAGAAGAAATATGTAA
- a CDS encoding helix-turn-helix domain-containing protein, which produces MSDHWKTHPNFEGLQIKADGSKIKYKGKLLNIKIHKGKTGKLMKKVSFNRSQYSVPKLILETYGEPMPEGRHYATYKDGNIENLHPDNLYWNKTHIITKERKFENDLKSSKLTKDQTYSAFVSHSKGIPISKIAENYKVSDMTVYRAIQRLKRKIENNN; this is translated from the coding sequence ATGAGTGATCATTGGAAAACGCATCCTAATTTTGAGGGTCTACAGATTAAAGCGGATGGATCTAAAATAAAATACAAAGGAAAATTACTTAATATCAAGATCCACAAGGGTAAAACAGGGAAACTGATGAAAAAGGTTAGTTTTAACCGTTCTCAATATTCAGTTCCTAAATTAATACTCGAAACATATGGTGAACCGATGCCGGAAGGGCGCCATTATGCTACCTACAAAGATGGAAATATAGAAAACCTACATCCGGACAATCTTTATTGGAACAAAACTCATATAATTACCAAAGAAAGAAAGTTCGAGAATGATCTTAAATCAAGTAAGCTAACTAAAGATCAAACTTATTCAGCATTTGTAAGCCACTCAAAAGGAATTCCTATTTCTAAAATAGCTGAGAATTATAAAGTGTCAGATATGACAGTTTACCGCGCGATTCAACGTTTAAAAAGAAAAATTGAGAATAATAATTAA
- a CDS encoding Lrp/AsnC family transcriptional regulator yields the protein MSIDKLNWKILEELQKNARISFSEIGRKVGLTSPAVAERVKKMEDSGIINSYKVNISPQKTGYQLRAVITLRAFTGRLKAFLETVKTFKEVINCYRITGNENIIMEVILHDQMHLEKLIDRLITYGETRTHIILSNVIEDAPIKQRIGDF from the coding sequence ATGTCTATAGATAAATTAAACTGGAAGATCCTCGAAGAACTTCAGAAAAATGCAAGAATCTCCTTTTCAGAAATAGGAAGAAAAGTTGGTCTTACTTCTCCGGCAGTTGCAGAAAGAGTCAAGAAAATGGAAGATTCCGGCATAATCAATTCCTATAAAGTAAATATTTCTCCTCAGAAGACGGGGTATCAATTAAGAGCAGTGATTACACTCAGGGCTTTTACGGGAAGATTAAAAGCATTTCTTGAAACAGTTAAGACATTTAAAGAGGTCATTAATTGCTATCGTATTACTGGAAATGAAAATATAATTATGGAGGTGATACTTCATGACCAGATGCATCTTGAAAAACTTATTGACCGACTAATTACTTACGGAGAGACAAGAACGCATATTATACTTTCTAATGTAATAGAAGATGCTCCAATTAAACAGCGTATAGGTGATTTCTAA